A DNA window from Anas acuta chromosome 4, bAnaAcu1.1, whole genome shotgun sequence contains the following coding sequences:
- the SCD5 gene encoding stearoyl-CoA desaturase 5, with amino-acid sequence MAAGGGQAIVWRNVVLMGLLHLGAVYALSLVPRAQLLTLLWAYFCFLVTALGVTAGAHRLWSHRSYKAKLPLRIFLAAANSMAFQNDIYEWSRDHRVHHKYSETDADPHNARRGFFFSHIGWLFVRKHRDVIEKGRKLDFTDLLDDPVVRFQRKYYKSSVVLMCFVIPTFVPWYLWGESLWNAYFLASILRYTISLNVTWLVNSAAHMYGNRPYDKYINPRQNTFVTLGAIGEGFHNYHHTFPFDYSASELGLKFNPTTWFIDFMFWLGLVTDRKQAPKEMIQARKERTGDGSA; translated from the exons atggcggcgggcggcgggcaggCCATCGTGTGGCGCAACGTGGTGCTGATGGGGCTGCTGCACCTGGGCGCCGTCTACGCGCTCAGCCTGGTGCCGAGGGCGCAGCTCCTCACCCTGCTCTGGG ccTATTTCTGTTTCCTGGTGACAGCCCTGGGTGTGACGGCTGGGGCGCATCGCTTGTGGAGCCACCGTTCCTACAAGGCCAAGCTGCCTCTGCGGATCTTCCTGGCTGCAGCTAACTCCATGGCTTTCCAG AATGACATCTACGAGTGGAGCCGAGACCACCGCGTGCACCACAAGTACTCGGAGACGGACGCAGACCCGCACAACGCCCGCCGTGGCTTCTTCTTCTCCCACATCGGCTGGCTGTTCGTGCGCAAGCACCGGGACGTCATTGAGAAGGGGAGAAAACTGGATTTCACTGACCTGCTGGATGACCCCGTCGTCAGGTTCCAGAGAAA GTATTACAAGAGCTCGGTCGTGCTGATGTGCTTTGTGATCCCCACCTTTGTGCCGTGGTACCTCTGGGGCGAGAGCCTGTGGAACGCCTACTTCCTTGCCTCCATCCTCCGGTACACCATCTCCCTCAACGTCACCTGGCTGGTCAACAGCGCCGCGCACATGTATGGCAACCGCCCCTACGACAAGTACATCAACCCCAGGCAGAACACCTTTGTCACTCTGGGAGCCATTG GTGAGGGTTTCCACAACTACCACCACACCTTCCCCTTTGACTACTCCGCCAGCGAGCTGGGCCTGAAGTTCAACCCCACCACCTGGTTCATTGACTTCATGTTCTGGTTGGGGTTGGTCACCGACCGAAAGCAGGCTCCGAAGGAGATGATCCAGGCGCGCAAGGAAAGGACTGGAGATGGCAGCGCTTGA